In Malus sylvestris chromosome 15, drMalSylv7.2, whole genome shotgun sequence, a single genomic region encodes these proteins:
- the LOC126602621 gene encoding myosin-17-like yields the protein MAPPVNIIVGSHVWVEDPKEAWIGGEVFRINGEEVHIRTKNGKTVVSNISKVFPEDTEAPPGGVDDMTKLSYLHEPGVLNNLAARYELNEIYTYTGNILIAVNPFQRLPHLYDIHMMEQYKGAQFGELSPHVFAIADVAYRAMINEGKSNSILVSGESGAGKTETTKMLMRYLAYLGGRSGVEGRTVEQQVLESNPVLEAFGNAKTVRNNNSSRFGKFVEIQFDKNGRISGAAIRTYLLERSRVCQISDPERNYHCFYLLCASPPEERDKFKLGDPKQFHYLNQSSCYELDGIDDGEEYLATRRAMDIVGISEEEQDAIFMVVAAILHLGNVEFAKGEEIDSSVIKDEKSRFHLNTTAELLKCDPKSLEDALIKRVMVTPEEIITRTLDPVSALASRDALAKTVYSRLFDWLVEKINFSIGQDPNSKALIGVLDIYGFESFKFNSFEQFCINFTNEKLQQHFNQHVFKMEQEEYTKEEINWSYIEFVDNQDVLDLIEKKPGGIIALLDEACMFPKSTHETFAQKLYQTFTKNKRFIKPKLSRTSFTISHYAGEVTYLADQFLDKNKDYVVAEHQDLLSASKCSFVAGLFPPLPEESSKSSKFSSIGSRFKLQLQSLMETLNSTEPHYIRCVKPNSVLKPAIFENFNIIQQLRCGGVLEAIRISCAGYPTRRTFYEFLLRFGVLAPEVLEGNCEDKVACQMILDKLGLTGYQIGKTKVFLRAGQMAELDARRAEVLGNAARTIQRQIRTYVARKEFFALRKAAIQLQSYVRGTYAREVFEQLRQQAAAVKIQKDFRRYIARKSYLTVRLSAITIQTGLRAMTARNEFRFRKQTKAAILVQTHLRGHVAYSYYRSLQKAALYTQCGWRRRVARRELRNLKMAARETGALKEAKDKLEKRVEELTWRLQLEKRLRTDLEEEKTQETAKLQEALHAMQIQIQEANARAIREREELEKAIKEAPPVIKETPVIIQDTEKINSLSAEVESLKALLLSERQAAEEARKASIDAEARNAELVKQFEDSCRKMDQLQESVQRLEEKLSNTESENQVLRQQALTMSPTGKSLSSRSKTVIIQRTSENGNHLNGESKVTSEMTLALPNAREPESEEKPQKSLNEKQLENQDLLVKCISQDLGFFGGRPIAACVIYKCLLHWRSFEVERTGIFDRVIQTIASAIEVPDNNDVLAYWLSNTSTLLLLLQHTLKASGAASLTPQRRRTSSASLFGRMSQGLRASPQSGGLSFITGRGLGRLDDLRQVEAKYPALLFKQQLTAFLEKIYGMIRDNLKKEISPLLGLCIQAPRTSRASLVKGRAQANAVAQQALIAHWQSIVKSLDSCLKTMKANYVPPFLVRKVFTQIFSFINVQLFNSLLLRRECCSFSNGEYVKAGLAELEQWCYGAGEEYAGSAWDELKHIRQAVGFLVIHQKPKKTLNEITKELCPVLSIQQLYRISTMYWDDKYGTHSVSSDVISSMRVLMTEDSNNAVSSSFLLDDDSSIPFSVDDISKSMQQVDITDIEPPPLIRENSGFGFLLPRSD from the exons GCTCCACCAGTTAACATTATTGTGGGTTCTCATGTCTGGGTTGAAGACCCAAAGGAAGCATGGATTGGTGGAGAAGTTTTCCGAATTAATGGTGAAGAAGTTCACATACGTACCAAAAATGGGAAAACG GTtgtttcaaatatctcaaaagtctTTCCTGAGGATACTGAAGCTCCTCCTGGAGGTGTAGATGACATGACAAAGCTGTCATATTTGCATGAACCAGGAGTTCTGAATAATTTGGCAGCCAGATATGAACTCAATGAAATATAT ACATACACTGGAAATATTTTGATTGCAGTAAATCCGTTTCAAAGGTTACCACATTTGTATGACATACATATGATGGAACAATATAAAGGAGCCCAATTTGGGGAGTTAAGCCCTCATGTTTTTGCAATTGCAGATGTTGCATACAG AGCAATGATCAACGAGGGAAAAAGCAATTCAATTCTGGTTAGTGGAGAGAGTGGTGCTGGTAAAACAGAGACGACAAAGATGCTTATGCGATATCTTGCATACCTTGGAGGTCGATCTGGTGTAGAAGGGCGGACAGTTGAACAGCAAGTTCTAGAA TCCAACCCAGTTCTTGAAGCATTTGGAAATGCTAAAACTGTCAGAAACAACAACTCCAG TCGGTTTGGTAAATTCGTGGAGATTCAATTTGACAAGAATGGGAGGATCTCCGGGGCAGCCATAAGGACTTATTTGCTTGAAAGGTCTCGAGTTTGCCAAATCTCAGATCCTGAGAGAAACTATCATTGCTTTTACCTTCTTTGTGCTTCACCACCTGAG GAGAGAGATAAATTTAAGTTGGGAGACCCCAAACAATTCCATTACTTGAATCAATCCAGTTGCTATGAGCTGGATGGAATAGATGACGGTGAAGAATATCTTGCAACCCGAAGGGCTATGGATATTGTTGGGATCAGTGAGGAAGAGCAG GACGCAATCTTTATGGTAGTAGCTGCAATTCTGCATCTTGGCAATGTTGAATTTGCAAAGGGAGAGGAAATTGACTCTTCTGTCATTAAGGATGAGAAGTCTAGATTCCATCTGAATACGACAGCTGAGTTGCTTAA GTGTGATCCTAAGAGTTTGGAAGATGCTCTCATTAAGCGTGTAATGGTAACACCAGAAGAAATCATCACAAGGACTCTTGACCCTGTTTCTGCATTGGCTAGCAGAGATGCCTTAGCCAAAACTGTTTATTCACGTTTGTTTGACTG GCTTGTGGAGAAAATTAACTTCTCAATTGGTCAAGATCCAAACTCAAAGGCATTGATTGGAGTTCTTGATATTTATGGGTTTGAGAGCTTTAAGTTCAATAG TTTTGAGCAGTTCTGTATCAATTTTACAAATGAGAAGTTGCAACAACATTTCAATCAG CATGTCTTTAAGATGGAACAGGAAGAATAtacaaaagaagaaatcaattgGAGCTACATCGAGTTTGTTGATAACCAAGATGTATTGGATCTGATTGAAAAG AAACCTGGAGGGATAATTGCACTTTTAGATGAAGCCTG TATGTTTCCTAaatccacacatgaaacattcGCTCAGAAGTTATACCAGACATTTACAAAAAACAAGCGCTTTATCAAACCGAAGCTTTCTCGTACTAGCTTTACCATATCTCACTATGCAGGGGAG GTAACTTATCTGGCTGATCAGTTCCTTGATAAAAACAAAGATTATGTGGTTGCAGAGCACCAGGATCTGTTGTCAGCCTCCAAATGCTCTTTTGTGGCAGGGCTATTTCCTCCACTTCCAGAGGAATCATCCAAGTCATCTAAGTTTTCATCCATTGGATCACGCTTCAAG ttacaactacaatctTTGATGGAGACCTTGAATTCAACAGAACCTCACTATATCAGATGTGTGAAGCCGAACAGTGTCCTCAAGCCTGCCATTTTTGAGAACTTTAACATTATACAACAATTACGCTGTGGT GGTGTTCTTGAGGCAATTAGGATCAGCTGCGCTGGATATCCTACCCGACGTACATTTTATGAGTTTCTTCTCCGCTTTGGTGTTCTTGCTCCCGAAGTTTTGGAAGGAAA CTGCGAGGACAAGGTTGCATGTCAAATGATCCTGGATAAACTGGGATTGACTGGTTATCAG ATAGGCAAGACAAAGGTCTTTCTAAGAGCTGGTCAGATGGCTGAGTTGGATGCAAGGAGAGCAGAGGTACTTGGAAATGCAGCTAGAACTATACAAAGGCAAATTCGTACATATGTTGCACGCAAAGAGTTCTTTGCATTACGCAAAGCTGCCATTCAATTGCAATCATATGTGAGAG GAACATATGCTCGTGAGGTATTTGAGCAGCTGCGACAACAAGCAGCAGCTGTCAAGATACAGAAAGATTTCCGACGATACATTGCCAGGAAATCCTACTTGACAGTACGATTGTCTGCAATCACAATACAGACAGGGTTGAGGGCAATGACTGCTCGAAATGAATTCAGATTCAGAAAGCAAACTAAGGCTGCGATTCTTGTCCAG ACTCATTTGCGTGGCCACGTAGCGTATTCTTATTATAGGAGTCTCCAGAAAGCTGCATTATATACTCAGTGTGGGTGGAGGCGTAGGGTTGCCCGGAGAGAGCTCAGAAATCTCAAAATG GCTGCAAGAGAAACGGGGGCCTTAAAAGAAGCTAAAGACAAACTAGAAAAGCGTGTGGAAGAACTTACATGGCGCTTACAACTTGAGAAGCGATTAAGG ACTGATTTAGAAGAGGAAAAAACCCAAGAAACTGCTAAGTTGCAAGAAGCTTTGCATGCAATGCAAATACAAATACAAGAGGCAAATGCCAGAGCAATTAGAGAACGAGAAGAACTCGAGAAAGCTATTAAAGAAGCACCTCCTGTCATTAAGGAGACTCCTGTTATAATTCAAGACACTGAAAAAATCAACTCTTTATCAGCTGAGGTGGAGAGTTTGAAG GCCTTGTTGCTCTCGGAAAGACAGGCAGCGGAGGAGGCAAGGAAAGCTTCTATTGATGCTGAGGCTAGAAATGCAGAGCTGGTCAAACAATTTGAAGATTCATGCAGAAAAATGGATCAGCTTCAGGAATCTGTACAGAG GCTAGAGGAGAAACTTTCTAACACAGAGTCGGAAAATCAAGTACTTCGTCAACAAGCATTGACTATGTCACCGACTGGAAAATCTCTATCGTCAAGATCAAAGACGGTGATTATTCAG AGGACATCAGAGAATGGGAATCATCTAAATGGAGAATCCAAGGTCACATCG GAAATGACTCTTGCCCTACCAAATGCACGCGAACCTGAGTCAGAGGAAAAACCACAGAAATCTCTGAATGAAAAGCAGCTG GAGAACCAGGACTTGCTGGTCAAATGCATATCACAAGATTTGGGTTTTTTCGGGGGAAGACCAATTGCTGCTTGTGTCATATACAAATGTCTTCTTCACTGGAGGTCCTTTGAAGTGGAAAGGACTGGAATTTTCGACCGTGTAATTCAAACAATAGCTTCAGCCATAGAG GTCCCGGATAATAATGACGTATTAGCTTATTGGTTATCCAATACCTCAACTTTATTATTGCTGCTCCAACACACACTTAAGGCAAGTGGAGCAGCTAGCTTGACACCACAACGGCGGAGAACGTCATCAGCATCTCTTTTTGGAAGGATGTCTCAG GGGTTACGGGCTTCTCCTCAAAGTGGGGGGCTCTCATTTATTACCGGTCGAGGACTTGGTAGACTGGATGACTTACGGCAAGTTGAGGCCAAGTATCCTGCATTATTGTTTAAGCAGCAGCTTACTGCCTTCCTTGAGAAGATATATGGAATGATAAGAGACAATTTGAAGAAGGAGATATCACCATTACTCGGATTATGTATCCAG GCCCCCAGGACATCACGGGCAAGTTTAGTGAAAGGACGTGCCCAAGCTAATGCTGTTGCTCAGCAAGCTTTAATTGCTCATTGGCAAAGCATTGTGAAAAGCTTGGACAGTTGTTTGAAGACAATGAAAGCAAATTAT GTGCCTCCCTTCTTGGTGCGCAAGGTGTTCACTCAGATATTTTCATTCATCAATGTCCAGCTATTCAATAG TCTTCTTTTGCGGCGCGAGTGTTGTTCATTCAGTAATGGGGAGTATGTAAAAGCGGGTTTGGCTGAATTAGAACAGTGGTGCTACGGGGCAGGCGAGGAA TACGCAGGCTCAGCTTGGGATGAACTGAAGCATATTAGGCAGGCTGTTGGATTCCTT GTTATACATCAGAAACCAAAGAAGACCTTGAATGAAATAACGAAAGAACTGTGCCCG GTGCTTAGCATACAGCAGTTATACAGGATCAGTACAATGTACTGGGATGACAAATACGGTACACACAGTGTTTCGTCAGAT GTTATTTCAAGCATGAGAGTTCTAATGACCGAGGACTCCAACAATGCTGTGAGCAGCTCTTTCCTGTTAGATGACGACTCAAG CATACCATTCTCGGTGGACGACATCTCAAAGTCAATGCAACAAGTAGACATAACCGACATTGAACCTCCACCGTTGATTCGTGAAAACTCTGGGTTTGGCTTCTTACTCCCTCGGTCTGACTGA
- the LOC126602622 gene encoding glycerophosphocholine acyltransferase 1-like — MSSGDDPMEETNGDSFHQAMRQRLKDRSKKVAQTKEILSKQAVQTREILSKQAVKIAKQAEEHEKFINKVTHFVGVLSFGGFCFLLGARPQDTRYVYCLFYFIFVPLRWIYYRFKKWHYYLLDFCYYANTIFLVDLLLYPRNEKFFMVCFSFAEGPLAWALIVWRCSLVFSSLDKLVSVLIHLLPGLVFFTIRWWDPATFAAMHPEGTSRRASWPYVENKSYLWIWLFWVPLFAYTLWQALYFLIVNVLRRQRLLRDPEVMTSYRELSKKAQKANNVWWRLSGLLGDQNRLLMYTLLQAVFTVATMALTVPIFLSYELHFIFQILKVSASVWNGGSFLLEVMPRQVILKEKKKSEEQPTETRGDQPSDYDQRTHNSVEASPSPPN; from the exons ATGTCCAGCGGCGACGACCCTATGGAGGAAACAAATGGGGATTCGTTTCACCAAGCAATGAGGCAACGGTTGAAAGATCGGTCAAAG AAAGTTGCTCAGACCAAAGAGATTTTGTCGAAACAAGCGGTTCAGACCAGAGAGATCCTTTCAAAGCAGGCTGTGAAGATCGCCAAACAAGCTGAGGAGCATGAAAAGTTCATCAACAAG GTGACGCATTTTGTGGGGGTTCTCAGTTTCGGTGGATTTTGCTTCCTCTTAGGAGCAA gACCGCAAGATACGCGTTATGTGTATTGCTTGTTCTATTTCATCTTTGTTCCTCTTCGTTGGATATACTATCGGTTCAAGAAATGGCATTACTACCTTTTG GACTTTTGCTACTATGCCAACACGATATTTTTGGTTGACCTGCTTCTTTATCCAAGGAACGAAAAGTTTTTCATGGTTTGCTTCTCATTTGCTGAG GGGCCGTTAGCATGGGCATTGATTGTTTGGCGTTGTAGCTTGGTTTTTAGTTCTCTTGACAAACTTGTTAGTGTCCTTATACATCTTTTACCCG GGTTGGTTTTCTTCACTATTCGATGGTGGGATCCAGCAACTTTTGCAGCGATGCATCCGGAAGGAACTTCTCGCAGAGCTTCATGGCCTTATGTAGAAAACAAATCCTACCTTTGGATATGGCTCTTTTGGGTGCCCTTGTTTGCTTACACCCTTTGGCAGGCTTTGTATTTTCTCATTGTCAATGTTTTACGTCGGCAAAGGCTGTTGAGAGATCCCGAAGTCATGACTTCTTACAG GGAGCTCTCAAAGAAGGCACAGAAAGCAAACAATGTATGGTGGCGCTTGAGCGGTTTGCTTGGGGATCAGAATCGCTTGCTCATGTACACTCTACTCCAAGCCGTATTTACTGTGGCAACAATGGCACTCACGGTCCCTATCTTCTTGTCATATGAACTGCACTTTATCTTCCAAATTCTCAAGGTTTCCGCTTCTGTGTGGAACGGAGGTAGTTTCTTGCTGGAGGTGATGCCGAGGCAAGTGATTctcaaggagaagaagaaatcgGAAGAGCAGCCAACAGAGACTCGGGGAGATCAACCATCGGATTATGATCAAAGGACGCACAATTCAGTCGAGGCATCCCCAAGTCCTCCGAACtag
- the LOC126605895 gene encoding ankyrin repeat-containing protein BDA1-like translates to MDKKLLDAAMAGDTAALKDLIAEDPLVLDRALVSCVSETPLHVASMLGHLGFVTELLSRNPELASELDSHGSTPLHVAAAKGHAEIVKELVLADPGVCAVRNGDGRTALHVAAAKGRVKVMRELVRVGNESTRALTDRGETALHLCVGCNRLEGLKVLVEAAGSDDDFVNWKDCDGNTVLHIAVAKKQTEITKFLLFKTGVNVNALNANSATALDILMQSPRDLRDMEIEDSLRGAGAQSAKDVRNIAQDWVRAPTKERQISRHRGSALSSRVSVSMKPAGNKKPTDWLGRKRSSLMVVASLLATVAFQAAITPPGGFWQDDLQVDENGNPVASPHTVGTSVMATKQGKEYGLFMIFNTISFLTSLSIILLLVSGLPIKRRRWMWIQMVIMWVAVTTLVITYFITLRHMSPNDENVQIMLRKVTEISVLTWLTLMVVVFFGNVIRMNLWILRKYGYIKPKEVDDELEEVRTED, encoded by the exons ATGGACAAGAAGCTTCTGGATGCAGCCATGGCGGGAGACACTGCGGCGCTTAAAGATCTGATCGCAGAAGACCCACTTGTTCTCGACAGAGCTTTAGTCTCCTGCGTCTCCGAGACGCCGCTTCACGTAGCTTCAATGCTGGGTCACCTGGGTTTTGTTACCGAGTTACTGAGCCGCAACCCCGAGCTGGCCTCCGAGCTGGACTCGCATGGGTCAACGCCTCTCCACGTGGCGGCGGCGAAGGGGCACGCGGAGATTGTGAAAGAGCTGGTTCTGGCCGATCCGGGGGTATGTGCGGTGAGGAACGGAGACGGGAGGACGGCGCTCCACGTAGCGGCCGCCAAGGGGCGGGTTAAAGTAATGAGAGAGTTGGTCCGAGTTGGGAATGAGTCGACTCGGGCGTTGACCGACCGAGGCGAGACGGCGCTGCACTTGTGCGTTGGGTGCAACCGGTTGGAGGGGTTGAAGGTTTTGGTCGAGGCAGCCGGGAGtgatgatgattttgtgaaTTGGAAGGATTGTGATGGTAACACTGTTTTGCATATTGCCGTGGCCAAGAAGCAAACCGAG ATTACCAAATTCTTGCTGTTTAAAACCGGCGTGAACGTGAATGCGTTGAATGCAAACAGCGCTACCGCCTTAGACATTCTGATGCAGAGTCCTAGAGATTTGAGGGATATGGAGATTGAGGATTCTCTTCGAGGTGCTGGGGCTCAGAGTGCAAAGGATGTACGTAACATTGCGCAGGACTGGGTTCGTGCTCCAACTAAAGAGCGTCAGATTTCAAGACATCGAGGCTCAGCATTGTCCTCGAGAGTGAGTGTTTCTATGAAACCGGCTGGGAACAAGAAACCTACTGATTGGCTTGGTAGGAAGAGAAGTTCATTGATGGTGGTGGCATCTCTCCTTGCAACTGTTGCCTTCCAAGCTGCAATAACCCCGCCGGGAGGTTTTTGGCAGGATGACCTGCAAGTCGACGAAAATGGCAACCCTGTGGCGAGTCCTCACACCGTAGGAACATCTGTCATGGCAACCAAGCAGGGAAAAGAGTATGGTCTATTCATGATTTTTAACACAATCTCTTTCCTCACATCCCTAAGCATAATTCTTCTGCTCGTTAGCGGGCTACCTATCAAACGGAGGAGATGGATGTGGATACAAATGGTCATAATGTGGGTTGCCGTCACAACACTAGTAATAACTTATTTCATCACTCTCCGTCATATGTCACCTAATGACGAAAATGTGCAAATCATGTTACGTAAGGTAACCGAGATATCAGTTTTGACATGGTTGACTTTAATGGTGGTTGTGTTCTTTGGCAATGTTATTCGTATGAATCTATGGATTCTCAGAAAGTACGGTTATATTAAGCCAAAAGAGGTAGATGATGAACTTGAAGAGGTGAGAACTGAGGATTAA
- the LOC126604081 gene encoding LOW QUALITY PROTEIN: protein PLASTID MOVEMENT IMPAIRED 1-RELATED 1-like (The sequence of the model RefSeq protein was modified relative to this genomic sequence to represent the inferred CDS: deleted 1 base in 1 codon) → MLSNLEGGKKRGGDSGNRKLLKEIESISKALYVDKKPPKSSIPAASNPSMSLGRNRLPDPKSKNKYGGENLLNKEKRSFWNWKPLKAITHIRNRRFSCCFSLQVHSIEGLPSTLNEISLCVHWKRRDGIFVTHPAKIVQGTAKFEEKLTHTCSVYGSRSGPHHSAKYEAKHFLLYASVFGAPELDLGKHRIDLTRLLPLTLEELEEEKSSGNWTTSFKLSGKAKGGSLNVSFGYTVLEDNPSATGNSQNVSEALTSRHNNSSIRRAETLPNQQSQALSQSVEGIKDLHEVLPVSRSELSSSVNTLYQKFDEEEKSDTPVDKHLDPIKRSSFPSPDSGKEVENECEDNEFSIVEQGIELPSKELAESEVVTQAADASPAESHFSEITTGVQVAVEDEVELESQAEEKGRTNDLVVSESTSNRDALCTKESLMKELESALGVVSNLERAALESSPEDQRCYVEGKLDSKKNMMGRSHSLDDVTESVANEFLSMLGIEHSPFSLSSESDPESPRERLLRQFEKEALAGGCSLFDFDAGISDQTDYGYTPSTESGWENLSDSFDFSSVIQAAEEEHQIAAQAVKSKAKAKMLEDLETEALMREWGLNEMAFQHSPPKSCASFGSSMDLPAEEPFELPPLGDGLGPFLQTKNGGFVRSMNPSLFSEAKSGGNLIMQVSSPVVVPAEMGSGVMEILQHLASVGIEKLSMQANKLMPLEDITGRTMEQVAWEAAPTLEGPQREFVVQHESVGQHTSDGLTRAKGISSGPKSNKLSSSAAGNEMGLEYVSLEDLAPLAMDKIEALSIEGLRIQAGMSDADAPSNISAQSAVDMSALQGKGVNVGESLGLEGAAGMQLLDIKDTGNDVDGLMGLSLTLDEWLKLDSGEIDDGDHISERTSQILAAHHANSLDMIRGGSRGERRRGKGARKCGLLGNNFTVALMVQLRDPLRNYEPVGAPMLSLIQVERVFLPPKPRIYISVSEPRKNNQEDEESESVGKEEIKEEMKDEKLAEVEAIPQFRITEVHVAGLKTEPDKKKPWGTANQKQSGSRWLLANGMGKSNKHPFMKSKAAPKSSGPATTKVQPGDTLWSISARVHGTGEKWKELAALNPHIRNPNVIFRMRLSD, encoded by the exons ATGTTGTCAAATTTGGAAGGTGGGAAGAAGAGGGGCGGAGATTCCGGTAATCGGAAATTGTTGAAAGAGATTGAGAGTATAAGCAAAGCCCTATATGTAGACAAAAAACCCCCTAAGAGTTCAATTCCGGCAGCGAGTAACCCGTCAATGTCTCTAGGGAGGAACCGTTTACCTGACCCGAAATCAAAAAATAAGTATGGTGGTGAAAACTTGTTAAACAAAGAGAAGAGGTCCTTTTGGAATTGGAAGCCCTTGAAGGCGATTACCCATATCCGAAACCGTAGGTTTAGCTGCTGCTTTTCTCTTCAAGTCCATTCCATTGAAGGGTTGCCCTCCACTTTGAATGAGATTAGTCTATGTGTACATTGGAAGAGGCGGGATGGTATTTTCGTTACTCATCCGGCAAAGATTGTTCAAGGAACGGCAAAATTTGAAGAGAAGTTGACTCACACATGCTCAGTATATGGTAGTAGGAGTGGGCCCCACCATTCGGCAAAGTATGAGGCGAAGCATTTTTTGCTATATGCTTCTGTGTTTGGTGCACCAGAACTAGATTTGGGGAAGCATAGGATTGACCTCACGAGGCTGCTTCCCCTGACATTGGAGGAGTTAGAGGAGGAGAAAAGCTCAGGGAACTGGACGACGAGTTTCAAATTATCAGGAAAGGCTAAAGGTGGTTCATTGAATGTTAGTTTTGGGTATACAGTTCTTGAAGATAATCCCAGTGCGACAGGAAATAGCCAGAATGTTTCTGAAGCATTGACTTCGAGACACAATAACTCAAGTATAAGGCGTGCTGAAACTCTTCCTAATCAGCAGTCACAGGCCTTGTCTCAATCTGTAGAGGGCATAAAGGATCTTCATGAGGTTTTGCCAGTATCAAGGTCGGAACTTTCTAGTTCGGTAAACACACTTTATCAGAAATTTGATGAAGAAGAGAAGTCAGATACTCCAGTTGACAAGCATCTTGATCCCATAAAAAGGAGTTCTTTCCCATCACCTGATTCTGGTAAAGAAGTAGAAAATGAATGTGAAGACAATGAATTTTCCATAGTTGAACAGGGCATAGAATTACCATCAAAGGAACTGGCGGAATCAGAAGTTGTTACACAGGCTGCTGATGCTTCTCCAGCTGAAAGCCATTTTTCTGAAATCACCACTGGCGTACAGGTAGCAGTTGAAGATGAAGTTGAGCTTGAATCCCAGGCTGAGGAAAAGGGTCGTACCAATGACCTTGTGGTAAGTGAGTCCACTTCCAACAGAGATGCCTTATGCACCAAAGAATCACTCATGAAAGAGCTAGAGTCTGCTTTAGGTGTTGTATCCAATTTGGAGAGAGCAGCACTAGAATCTTCTCCGGAAGACCAAAGATGTTATGTGGAAGGGAAATTAGACtcgaaaaaaaatatgatgGGGAGGTCCCATAGCTTGGATGATGTTACAGAATCTGTTGCTAATGAGTTCTTGAGCATGCTAGGGATAGAGCATAGTCCATTTTCATTGAGTTCTGAGAGTGATCCCGAGTCTCCAAGAGAGCGTCTGCTAAGACAATTTGAGAAGGAAGCCCTTGCTGGAGGTTGTTCTTTGTTTGATTTTGATGCAGGCATCAGTGACCAAACAGACTATGGCTACACACCTTCAACTGAGTCTGGTTGGGAGAATTTATCTGATAGTTTTGATTTCTCGTCTGTGATTCAAGCTGCAGAGGAAGAGCATCAGATAGCAGCTCAGGCAGTAAAAAGTAAAGCAAAGGCGAAAATGTTGGAGGACTTGGAGACGGAAGCATTAATGCGGGAGTGGGGCTTAAATGAGATGGCCTTTCAACATTCTCCACCAAAAAGTTGTGCTAGTTTTGGAAGTTCAATGGATTTGCCTGCTGAAGAACCTTTTGAATTGCCTCCTCTTGGAGATGGGTTAGGTCCTTTTCTTCAGACAAAGAATGGAGGGTTTGTGCGGTCCATGAATCCCTCACTTTTCAGCGAGGCCAAAAGTGGCGGGAACTTGATCATGCAGGTTTCTAGTCCAGTTGTGGTACCGGCAGAAATGGGTTCTGGGGTAATGGAGATATTGCAGCATTTGGCATCAGTAGGAATTGAAAAGCTTTCTATGCAAGCAAATAAGTTAATGCCCTTGGAAGATATCACTGGAAGGACAATGGAGCAAGTAGCATGGGAAGCTGCACCTACTTTGGAAGGACCTCAGAG GGAATTCGTGGTGCAGCATGAATCGGTTGGGCAGCATACATCCGATGGGCTAACAAGAGCTAAAGGAATTTCATCTGGGCCTAAGTCTAATAAGTTAAGTTCGAGCGCAGCTGGCAATGAGATGGGCTTAGAGTATGTCTCTTTAGAAGACCTTGCTCCTTTAGCCATGGATAAAATTGAAGCACTCTCAATTGAGGGGTTGAGGATACAAGCCGGGATGTCCGATGCAGATGCACCTTCAAACATCAGCGCACAGTCTGCTGTGGACATGTCAGCTCTCCAGGGCAAGGGTGTCAATGTTGGTGAATCCCTTGGTTTGGAAGGAGCTGCTGGGATGCAGTTGTTAGACATAAAAGACACTGGCAATGATGTTGACGGATTAATGGGCCTCTCATTAACTCTTGACGAATGGTTGAAACTTGATTCCGGTGAAATTGATGATGGTGATCATATTAGCGAACGGACTTCTCAAATCCTTGCGGCCCATCATGCAAACTCTTTGGACATGATTCGTGGAGGGTCAAGGGGAGAGAGAAGGCGTGGCAAAGGAGCTAGAAAGTGTGGCTTATTAGGGAACAATTTCACAGTAGCACTGATGGTGCAACTTCGTGATCCACTACGAAACTATGAACCTGTTGGAGCACCAATGCTTTCTCTCATTCAAGTGGAAAGAGTGTTTCTCCCACCGAAGCCAAGAATATACATCTCGGTTTCAGAACCAAGGAAGAATAATCAAGAGGATGAAGAGTCTGAGTCAGTgggaaaagaagaaataaaggaGGAGATGAAAGATGAGAAATTGGCCGAAGTGGAAGCTATTCCTCAGTTTAGAATCACTGAAGTCCATGTTGCAGGTCTGAAAACCGAGCCGGATAAAAAGAAGCCATGGGGTACTGCAAACCAGAAGCAGTCCGGTTCCCGCTGGTTGCTTGCTAATGGAATGGGAAAAAGCAATAAGCATCCATTTATGAAGTCAAAAGCTGCTCCAAAATCTTCTGGCCCAGCAACGACAAAGGTGCAGCCTGGTGATACCTTGTGGAGCATCTCAGCACGCGTTCATGGTACTGGAGAAAAATGGAAGGAATTGGCGGCTCTAAATCCACATATAAGGAACCCAAACGTTATTTTC CGAATGAGACTCTCAGATTAA